One genomic region from uncultured Subdoligranulum sp. encodes:
- a CDS encoding aldose 1-epimerase family protein — protein sequence MQYTIENDILRLTVDSLGAEVVSVIHKPTGAEMMWSGDPAVWGRHAPILFPYTGKLTDGKMIAKGVEYQGAQHGFARDVEHTMTRQTDDTLEFELHANAETLPKWPYAFVLRSTFVLEGETVHHTLCVENPVEEQLRFGIGYHPAFALPFDDRHTTEDYEIRFDGIESPLCVSALPHGLLSGKSYYLARNTEAIPLTDDLFDNDSHCMVNLRTQHVSLVEKDTGRSVICNVEGYPYVLIWSTPKKPLHFVCIEPWHSLAGEEDGPLEWEQRPCAASLKRGESWSTTLSTTFVR from the coding sequence ATGCAGTATACCATCGAAAATGACATCCTGCGCCTGACGGTAGATTCCTTGGGCGCCGAGGTGGTCAGCGTCATCCACAAGCCCACCGGTGCGGAGATGATGTGGAGCGGTGATCCGGCGGTGTGGGGCCGCCATGCGCCGATCCTCTTCCCCTACACCGGCAAACTGACCGACGGTAAGATGATTGCCAAGGGTGTGGAGTACCAGGGGGCCCAGCACGGGTTTGCCCGGGACGTGGAGCATACGATGACCCGCCAGACCGATGACACACTGGAGTTTGAGCTGCATGCCAACGCCGAGACGCTGCCCAAATGGCCTTACGCCTTTGTGCTGCGCTCCACCTTTGTGCTGGAAGGGGAGACCGTCCACCACACCCTCTGCGTGGAGAACCCGGTGGAGGAACAGCTGCGGTTCGGCATCGGCTATCATCCGGCCTTCGCGCTGCCCTTCGATGACCGCCACACCACCGAGGATTACGAGATCCGGTTTGACGGCATCGAATCCCCGCTGTGTGTCAGTGCGCTGCCCCACGGTCTGCTCAGCGGCAAGAGCTACTATCTGGCCCGCAACACCGAGGCCATTCCGCTCACCGATGATCTCTTCGACAACGACAGCCACTGTATGGTGAATCTGCGCACGCAGCATGTCTCGCTGGTCGAAAAGGACACCGGCCGCAGCGTCATCTGCAATGTGGAAGGGTACCCTTATGTGCTGATCTGGTCGACCCCGAAGAAGCCGCTGCACTTTGTCTGCATCGAGCCGTGGCACAGCCTGGCCGGCGAGGAGGATGGCCCGCTGGAATGGGAGCAGCGCCCCTGCGCCGCTTCCCTGAAGCGCGGTGAGAGCTGGTCCACCACCCTGTCCACCACCTTTGTGCGCTGA
- a CDS encoding DUF6311 domain-containing protein, whose product MQKFAAIRRFRWPLTGALLGALVFVALYGVQVLNPASVDWILNNPSPDPSQHYLGWAFFRQSPVHLPYIGANYSNIYPYRTSVLFTDSIPLLALLFKCLGPILPARFQYFGWWGLACYALQGGFAQAILARLGGVRKEQTARCWATVVGAGVLVLFPALTVRMFAHTALAANWLALLAVWLWLRSDVLLPTTRRACLVWAGMGILCAGIHLYYLPMVGIVLVGYAVRRALQKRGVAAVVLPVVCFCAAAGVELVALGAFASNFAGYSNGYLNGADLVNLVVPGLQASWEQDIYIGLGAVAALVLAVVGLLVARLRGKVQFAAWCRRYGAWLAAGAVVLVLDTVAAMGNTVTLGGHTLGTVPIPQLLMDFWAMFSSCARLAWLAGLLLALLAGGVVLWVWNGRAAVVLLAACALLQGYGQREELSNRFARYHAAETYADQTILTDPAWETLASSGRFRHLAFASFDFEHDEFWDLAAFAADHGWTSNSFYMGHMDGNLAAVTLAGEMNTLSADTLYVFIDEDELARDSFGLHYYRLNGILIGSVEPLDLPEDTAPEANTHAEDLKLSDVTNGSITADGVELGSGGEMMTDAWMLFPGTYRVTLTGSGFDHSYIYARHGLINQETYKLDVEFTDIDPARMTFTFTTGTPLYYWRTAVHTLDDTPITITGITVEKTG is encoded by the coding sequence ATGCAAAAATTTGCCGCGATCCGTCGATTTCGCTGGCCGCTGACCGGCGCGCTTTTGGGCGCGCTGGTCTTTGTGGCTTTATATGGGGTGCAGGTGCTGAATCCGGCCAGCGTGGACTGGATTCTCAACAATCCCAGCCCCGACCCCTCCCAGCACTACCTGGGCTGGGCCTTCTTCCGCCAGAGCCCGGTCCATCTGCCTTACATCGGTGCCAACTACAGCAACATCTACCCCTACCGTACCAGCGTCCTGTTTACCGACTCCATCCCGCTGCTGGCACTGCTCTTCAAATGCCTGGGCCCCATCCTGCCTGCCCGGTTCCAGTATTTCGGCTGGTGGGGCCTTGCCTGCTACGCGCTGCAGGGCGGTTTCGCCCAGGCCATCCTGGCCCGGCTGGGGGGCGTCCGTAAAGAACAGACTGCCCGCTGCTGGGCTACTGTGGTGGGGGCTGGTGTGCTGGTGCTGTTTCCGGCCCTGACCGTGCGGATGTTTGCCCACACGGCCCTGGCAGCCAATTGGCTGGCATTGCTGGCCGTCTGGCTTTGGCTGAGAAGCGATGTGCTGCTGCCCACCACCCGCCGCGCCTGTCTGGTCTGGGCGGGTATGGGTATCCTCTGCGCGGGCATTCATCTCTACTACCTGCCCATGGTGGGCATCGTGCTGGTGGGCTATGCGGTCCGCCGCGCCCTGCAAAAGCGGGGCGTCGCCGCCGTGGTGCTGCCGGTGGTTTGCTTCTGCGCGGCGGCCGGCGTGGAACTGGTGGCGCTGGGGGCTTTTGCTTCCAACTTCGCCGGGTACTCCAACGGCTACCTCAACGGAGCCGACCTTGTCAATCTGGTGGTGCCGGGCCTTCAGGCCAGCTGGGAGCAGGATATCTACATCGGTCTGGGGGCCGTGGCTGCCCTGGTCCTGGCAGTGGTGGGCCTGCTGGTGGCCCGCCTGCGCGGCAAGGTGCAGTTTGCCGCCTGGTGCCGCCGTTATGGTGCCTGGCTGGCGGCCGGGGCCGTGGTGCTGGTGCTGGACACGGTGGCTGCCATGGGCAACACCGTTACGCTGGGCGGCCACACCCTGGGCACCGTGCCCATTCCCCAGCTGCTTATGGATTTCTGGGCAATGTTTTCCTCCTGCGCACGGCTGGCCTGGCTGGCCGGACTGCTGCTGGCCCTGCTGGCCGGCGGTGTGGTGCTGTGGGTCTGGAACGGCCGGGCGGCGGTGGTGCTGCTGGCGGCCTGCGCCCTTTTGCAGGGCTACGGCCAGCGGGAGGAACTGTCCAACCGTTTCGCCCGTTACCATGCGGCGGAAACCTACGCGGACCAGACGATCCTCACCGATCCCGCCTGGGAGACACTGGCGTCCTCCGGCCGGTTCCGGCATCTGGCCTTTGCCAGCTTTGACTTTGAACATGACGAATTCTGGGATCTCGCAGCCTTTGCGGCGGACCATGGCTGGACCTCCAACAGCTTCTATATGGGCCACATGGACGGCAATCTGGCGGCGGTGACGCTGGCCGGGGAGATGAACACCCTTTCGGCGGATACGCTCTACGTCTTTATCGACGAGGACGAACTGGCGCGGGATTCCTTCGGGCTGCACTATTACCGGCTGAACGGCATCCTGATCGGCAGCGTGGAGCCGCTGGACCTGCCGGAAGACACAGCGCCGGAAGCCAACACCCATGCGGAGGATCTGAAACTCTCCGACGTGACCAACGGTTCCATCACCGCCGACGGTGTGGAGCTGGGCAGCGGCGGCGAGATGATGACCGATGCCTGGATGCTCTTCCCCGGCACCTACCGTGTGACGCTGACGGGCAGCGGGTTCGATCACAGCTATATCTACGCCCGCCACGGCCTGATCAACCAGGAAACCTACAAGCTGGACGTGGAATTCACCGACATTGACCCGGCGCGGATGACCTTTACCTTCACCACCGGCACGCCGCTGTACTACTGGCGCACGGCGGTGCACACGCTGGACGATACGCCGATCACCATCACCGGCATCACGGTGGAAAAGACGGGCTGA
- a CDS encoding cation-translocating P-type ATPase, whose product MEQVYTQSTAQVLQQLGTSAQGLSTPQAEERLGQYGPNRLRGAPKPTLAQRFVQQLKDPMLLILLAAAVVSGITNFVAGENFAEAAIILVVVLLNAILGVVQESKAEAAIEALQTMTAATCKVMRDGHQTTLHSEELVPGDVVVLEAGDSVPADGRLLESASLKIEEAALTGESVPVTKLVKLLSLQPGQTEVPLADRKNMCYMGSTVVYGRGRAVITATGMQTEMGKIAGALSGTEEEQTPLQRRLDELGRTLSKLVLGICVFIFLFDLFAAGSFTWQNVLSTFMVAVSLAVAAIPEGLATVVTVVLSIGVTNMSRRKAVIRRLTAVETLGCTQVICTDKTGTLTQNRMTVVEHRGSTRELATAMALCNDAVLNGEGRAEGEPTEAALVDFAATQGLPKDRLEAAQPRVAEAPFDSGRKMMSTVHRAEEGCIQYTKGAPDVVLARCTSCWEEGRALPMTEEKRAAILAENKAMADRALRVLAAAERRWPQQPDFDTLEQLEQELCFLGLTGMMDPVRPEVEKAIAECRQAGIRPVMITGDHKDTAVAIARQLHILEDASQAVTGAELDALSDAELAEAVTQYSVYARVQPEHKSRIVAAWRSRGAVTAMTGDGVNDAPSLKMADIGIGMGITGTDVTKNVADMVLADDNFATIVAAVEEGRRIYDNIRKSIQFLLASNMSEVLGVFGATLLGFTLLNPVHLLFINLITDCFPALALGMEPGEPDTMSRPPRRTTDGIFAGGLGTDIAYQGVLIAAITMVSYILGHCIEAGAWEMPRGVSPDGMTMAFLTMSMCEIFHSFNLRSQRKSVFSLHTHNLVLWGAMLGSLVLTTAVLEIPLLARMFGFTPVSLPEYLLALALAVLVIPIVEGIKALQRCRVHGRKEARPVRR is encoded by the coding sequence ATGGAGCAGGTTTACACGCAATCCACTGCCCAGGTTTTGCAGCAGCTGGGCACCTCTGCACAGGGGCTGAGCACCCCACAGGCCGAGGAACGTCTGGGACAGTACGGCCCCAACCGGCTGCGAGGGGCCCCCAAGCCTACGCTGGCACAGCGGTTCGTCCAACAGCTGAAAGACCCCATGCTGCTGATTCTGCTGGCGGCAGCGGTGGTGTCGGGCATCACCAATTTTGTGGCGGGGGAAAATTTCGCCGAAGCCGCCATCATCCTGGTGGTGGTGCTGCTCAATGCCATTCTGGGCGTGGTGCAGGAGAGCAAGGCCGAAGCGGCCATCGAAGCACTGCAGACCATGACGGCCGCCACCTGCAAGGTGATGCGGGACGGACATCAGACCACCCTGCACAGCGAAGAGCTGGTGCCCGGGGATGTGGTGGTACTGGAAGCGGGGGACAGCGTCCCGGCGGACGGACGCCTGCTGGAGAGTGCCAGCCTCAAGATCGAGGAGGCCGCCCTGACGGGGGAGAGTGTGCCGGTCACCAAGCTGGTAAAACTGCTGTCATTGCAGCCCGGCCAGACCGAAGTGCCGCTGGCCGACCGGAAGAATATGTGCTATATGGGCTCCACGGTGGTCTACGGCCGGGGCCGGGCGGTGATTACCGCCACCGGCATGCAGACCGAGATGGGCAAGATCGCCGGGGCGCTGTCCGGCACGGAGGAGGAGCAGACGCCGCTGCAGCGCCGCCTGGACGAACTGGGCAGAACGCTGTCCAAGCTGGTGTTGGGCATCTGCGTGTTCATCTTCCTGTTTGACCTCTTCGCCGCCGGTTCCTTCACATGGCAGAATGTGCTCTCCACCTTCATGGTGGCGGTGTCGCTGGCGGTGGCGGCCATCCCCGAGGGCTTGGCCACGGTGGTGACGGTGGTGCTCTCCATCGGCGTCACCAACATGAGCCGCCGCAAAGCGGTCATCCGGCGCCTGACCGCGGTGGAGACACTGGGCTGCACCCAGGTGATCTGTACCGACAAAACCGGTACGCTGACCCAGAACCGCATGACGGTGGTGGAACACCGGGGCAGTACCCGTGAACTGGCCACCGCCATGGCGCTGTGCAATGACGCGGTGCTGAACGGGGAGGGCCGTGCAGAGGGCGAGCCCACCGAGGCGGCGCTGGTGGATTTTGCCGCCACCCAGGGCCTGCCCAAGGACCGGCTGGAGGCGGCGCAGCCCCGGGTGGCGGAAGCGCCCTTTGATTCGGGACGCAAGATGATGTCCACCGTGCACAGGGCGGAGGAGGGCTGTATCCAGTACACCAAAGGCGCCCCCGACGTGGTGCTGGCCCGCTGCACCTCCTGTTGGGAAGAGGGCAGGGCCCTGCCCATGACGGAGGAAAAACGGGCTGCCATTCTGGCGGAGAACAAGGCCATGGCCGACAGGGCTCTGCGGGTGCTGGCGGCGGCGGAGCGGCGCTGGCCGCAGCAGCCGGACTTTGACACGCTGGAACAGCTGGAACAGGAGCTGTGCTTCCTGGGACTGACCGGCATGATGGACCCGGTGCGGCCCGAGGTGGAGAAAGCCATCGCGGAATGCCGACAGGCAGGCATCCGGCCGGTGATGATCACCGGCGACCATAAGGACACGGCGGTGGCCATTGCCCGCCAGCTGCACATCCTGGAGGATGCGTCCCAGGCGGTGACGGGCGCGGAGCTGGATGCCCTCTCCGATGCGGAGCTGGCAGAAGCCGTGACGCAGTACAGCGTGTATGCCCGGGTGCAGCCCGAACACAAGTCCCGCATTGTGGCGGCCTGGCGCAGCCGCGGCGCCGTGACGGCCATGACGGGGGACGGCGTCAACGATGCCCCCTCCCTGAAAATGGCGGATATCGGCATCGGTATGGGCATCACCGGCACCGATGTGACCAAGAACGTGGCCGACATGGTGCTGGCGGACGACAATTTCGCCACCATCGTGGCCGCCGTGGAGGAAGGCCGCCGCATCTACGACAACATCCGCAAATCCATCCAGTTCCTGCTGGCCTCCAACATGAGCGAGGTGCTGGGGGTGTTCGGCGCCACGCTGCTGGGCTTTACGCTGCTCAACCCGGTGCACCTTCTGTTTATCAACCTGATCACCGACTGCTTCCCGGCCCTGGCGCTGGGCATGGAACCCGGTGAGCCGGACACCATGTCCCGGCCGCCCCGCCGCACAACCGACGGCATTTTTGCTGGTGGACTGGGCACTGACATCGCCTACCAGGGAGTGCTCATCGCGGCTATCACGATGGTTTCCTATATCCTGGGCCACTGCATCGAGGCGGGCGCCTGGGAGATGCCCCGGGGCGTCAGCCCGGACGGCATGACCATGGCCTTCCTGACCATGAGTATGTGCGAAATCTTCCACAGCTTCAACCTGCGCAGCCAGCGCAAGAGCGTCTTCTCGCTGCACACCCATAACCTTGTGCTGTGGGGCGCCATGCTGGGCAGCCTGGTGCTGACCACCGCGGTGCTGGAGATCCCGCTGCTGGCGCGGATGTTCGGTTTTACCCCGGTTTCGCTGCCGGAATATCTGCTGGCCCTGGCACTGGCGGTGCTTGTCATCCCCATTGTGGAAGGCATCAAGGCGCTGCAGCGCTGCCGCGTGCACGGACGGAAAGAAGCCCGTCCTGTCCGTCGGTGA
- the hisG gene encoding ATP phosphoribosyltransferase, with amino-acid sequence MEIQLQNFTPAEQATFRLRALYEGAGYRKYRCSRFEEYALYQEYQRFLPDAQVVTFTDLDGKLRAIKPDVTLSIAKTAQPAPGECKRFYYNEEVCRPSRESHTFQTIHQMGLECMGAVDAAAQAEVVRLALQSLAALQVPTVLEVSHMGFVTGLLDDLQVPQAARGRLLELLNEKNAHELHAAALAAGLTGEAADALCGLLQLHGPLGATLTAARQACRSEAQRAALEELQALQNQLGEDGRGTLLDLSLADEMEYYNGLVFTGYVAGVPRAVLKGGRYDYLMQKFTPGANAIGFAIYLDELERLSTQNGDGNNGEEKIWLNIALPKGRLGDKAYGLLAQAGYRASEDYNDTRKLVVENPEAGVRYFLVKPSDVAIYVEHGAADVGIVGKDILAESDADVYELLDTGMGKCRMCVAGPKDFVDDESRALRVATKFVNIARDHYERRGRDIDIIKLNGSIELAPILGLSDVIVDIVETGTTLRENNLTVIEEFMPISARFIANKASYKFKHQQMMALLNTMKEALAQ; translated from the coding sequence ATGGAAATCCAGCTGCAGAATTTTACCCCGGCGGAACAGGCCACGTTCCGGCTGCGGGCTTTGTACGAGGGGGCAGGCTATCGCAAGTATCGCTGTTCCCGGTTTGAGGAGTACGCCCTCTACCAGGAGTATCAGCGGTTTCTGCCCGATGCCCAGGTGGTGACCTTCACCGACCTGGACGGCAAGCTGCGGGCCATCAAGCCGGACGTGACGCTGTCCATTGCCAAGACGGCCCAGCCGGCGCCGGGGGAGTGCAAGCGCTTCTATTATAATGAAGAGGTCTGCCGTCCCAGCCGGGAGAGCCACACCTTCCAGACCATCCACCAGATGGGCCTGGAGTGTATGGGCGCGGTGGATGCGGCGGCCCAGGCGGAGGTGGTCCGGCTGGCGCTGCAAAGTCTGGCAGCGCTGCAGGTACCCACGGTGCTGGAAGTCAGCCACATGGGTTTTGTCACCGGCCTGCTGGACGATCTGCAGGTGCCCCAGGCGGCCCGGGGACGGCTGCTGGAATTGCTCAACGAGAAAAATGCCCATGAACTGCATGCCGCCGCCCTGGCGGCAGGGCTGACCGGGGAGGCGGCCGACGCATTGTGCGGGCTGCTGCAGCTGCACGGGCCGCTGGGGGCCACGCTCACCGCTGCCAGGCAGGCATGCCGCAGCGAGGCCCAGCGGGCGGCGCTGGAGGAACTGCAGGCGCTGCAGAACCAGCTGGGTGAGGACGGCCGCGGCACGCTGCTGGACCTGAGCCTGGCCGATGAGATGGAGTATTACAACGGCCTGGTCTTCACGGGTTATGTGGCCGGGGTGCCCCGGGCGGTGCTCAAGGGCGGCCGGTACGACTATCTGATGCAGAAGTTCACGCCGGGGGCCAACGCCATCGGGTTTGCCATCTATCTGGACGAGCTGGAGCGGCTCAGCACCCAGAACGGGGACGGCAACAACGGAGAGGAAAAAATCTGGCTCAACATCGCTCTGCCCAAGGGGCGTCTGGGCGACAAGGCCTACGGGCTGCTGGCCCAGGCCGGCTACCGCGCCAGCGAGGATTACAACGACACCCGCAAGCTGGTGGTGGAAAATCCCGAAGCCGGGGTGCGGTATTTCCTGGTGAAGCCCAGCGACGTGGCCATCTATGTGGAGCACGGCGCGGCTGACGTAGGCATTGTGGGCAAGGACATCCTGGCCGAATCCGACGCCGATGTCTACGAGCTGCTGGATACCGGCATGGGCAAATGCCGGATGTGCGTGGCCGGGCCCAAGGACTTTGTGGACGACGAGAGCCGGGCACTGCGGGTGGCCACCAAGTTTGTGAATATTGCCCGGGACCATTACGAGCGCCGGGGCCGGGACATCGACATCATCAAGCTCAACGGTTCCATTGAACTGGCCCCCATTCTGGGGCTGTCCGATGTCATCGTGGATATTGTGGAGACCGGCACCACACTGCGGGAAAACAACCTGACCGTCATCGAGGAATTCATGCCCATCTCGGCCCGGTTCATCGCCAACAAAGCCAGCTACAAGTTCAAGCACCAGCAGATGATGGCGCTGCTCAATACCATGAAGGAGGCTCTTGCCCAATGA
- the hisD gene encoding histidinol dehydrogenase, with amino-acid sequence MIRLYDFDKVKPEEILNRDIRAEADVEATVDAIIADVRARGDAALIEYAAKFDHAELQSVQVSQAEIDEAFAELEAKDPEFITTLKMAAENIRHFHEQQIHKNFVVADKPGVVLGQKYTPIQRAGVYVPGGTAAYPSTVLMDVIPAKVAGVRQIVMMTPAGPGGKVNPAILAAAVIAGIDRIFKSGGAQAVAALAYGTESVPAVDKIVGPGNIYVATAKRKVFGKVGIDMIAGPSEILVLADGSCNPAWVAADLLSQAEHDKLASPVLVTDSWDLAKAVQAELEVQIPQLPRAAIARASVDTNGKIIVTDDMNKAIEAVNIIAPEHLEICVDDPFAVLGRIENAGSIFLGKNVPEALGDYFAGPNHTLPTSGTARFSSPLSVDDFVKKSSFIYYTREALGKVEKRIADFAEHEGLHAHAKSVTIRFEDQ; translated from the coding sequence ATGATCCGTTTGTATGATTTTGATAAAGTCAAGCCGGAGGAAATCCTCAACCGGGATATCCGCGCCGAGGCGGATGTGGAGGCGACGGTGGATGCCATCATCGCCGATGTGCGCGCCCGGGGGGACGCGGCTCTGATCGAATATGCGGCCAAATTCGACCATGCCGAGCTGCAGTCGGTCCAGGTGAGCCAGGCGGAGATCGACGAGGCCTTCGCGGAACTGGAAGCCAAGGACCCCGAGTTCATCACCACCCTGAAGATGGCGGCGGAGAACATCCGCCACTTCCACGAGCAGCAGATCCACAAGAACTTTGTGGTCGCCGACAAGCCCGGCGTGGTGCTGGGCCAGAAATACACCCCCATCCAGCGGGCGGGCGTCTATGTGCCGGGCGGCACGGCGGCCTATCCTTCCACCGTGCTCATGGACGTGATCCCCGCCAAGGTGGCCGGCGTCAGGCAGATCGTCATGATGACCCCGGCGGGCCCCGGCGGCAAGGTCAACCCGGCCATTCTGGCGGCGGCGGTCATCGCGGGTATCGACCGCATCTTCAAGAGCGGCGGCGCCCAGGCGGTGGCGGCCCTGGCCTACGGCACCGAGAGCGTGCCCGCCGTGGACAAGATCGTGGGACCCGGCAACATCTATGTGGCCACCGCCAAGCGCAAGGTGTTCGGCAAGGTGGGCATCGATATGATCGCCGGCCCGTCGGAGATCCTGGTGCTGGCCGACGGCAGCTGCAACCCTGCCTGGGTGGCGGCGGACCTGCTCAGCCAGGCCGAGCACGACAAGCTGGCCTCCCCGGTGCTGGTCACCGACAGCTGGGATCTGGCCAAGGCCGTGCAGGCGGAACTGGAAGTGCAGATTCCCCAGCTGCCGCGGGCGGCCATTGCCCGGGCCAGCGTGGATACCAACGGCAAGATCATCGTCACCGACGATATGAACAAGGCCATCGAGGCGGTGAACATCATCGCGCCGGAACACCTGGAAATCTGCGTGGACGATCCCTTCGCGGTGCTGGGCCGCATCGAGAACGCCGGCAGCATCTTCCTGGGCAAGAACGTCCCCGAGGCGCTGGGCGACTACTTCGCCGGCCCCAACCACACGCTGCCCACCAGCGGCACGGCCCGGTTCAGCAGCCCGCTGAGTGTGGATGACTTCGTGAAGAAATCCAGCTTTATCTACTACACCCGGGAAGCCCTGGGCAAGGTGGAAAAGCGCATCGCCGACTTTGCCGAGCACGAGGGTCTGCACGCCCACGCCAAGAGCGTGACCATCCGGTTTGAGGACCAGTGA
- the hisC gene encoding histidinol-phosphate transaminase: MSRYFTKTLAALEPYTPGEQLKIDNLVKLNANENPYPPAPGVAAAVAAAVPGLRLYSDLTNAELNKAIAAHWGVKPENVLCGNGSDENLLLALRAFCDENTPLAFADITYSFYPVLCDLLHIPRHILPLEEDFTIDLRKYQGLHETIVIANPNAPTSLLAPVDAIEEVLRTNPDNIVIVDETYIEFAPAGSTCLPLLEKYDNLVITHTFSKTHNLAGARLGFCLARPELIADMNRVKFSYSPYNVNSLTQAAGTAAIRDEDYFRDVTQKVVATRADTTARLRDRGFTVLDSATNFLFVTTDRMPCREIFEKLRAQGILIRYFSAPRIDNWLRITIGTPEQMQRFFAALDGILPRA; encoded by the coding sequence ATGAGCCGTTATTTTACCAAAACGCTGGCCGCCCTGGAGCCCTACACCCCTGGTGAGCAGCTGAAAATCGACAATCTGGTCAAGCTCAACGCCAACGAGAACCCCTACCCCCCGGCGCCCGGTGTGGCGGCGGCGGTGGCGGCGGCGGTGCCGGGGCTGAGGCTGTACTCCGACCTGACCAACGCCGAATTGAACAAAGCCATCGCCGCCCACTGGGGCGTCAAGCCGGAAAATGTGCTGTGCGGCAACGGCAGCGACGAAAACCTGCTGCTGGCCCTGCGGGCTTTCTGTGATGAGAACACCCCGCTGGCCTTTGCCGATATTACCTACAGCTTTTACCCGGTTCTGTGCGACCTGCTGCATATCCCCCGGCACATTCTGCCGCTGGAGGAGGATTTCACCATCGACCTGCGCAAGTATCAGGGCCTGCATGAGACCATCGTCATCGCCAACCCCAACGCACCCACCAGCCTGCTGGCCCCGGTGGACGCCATCGAGGAAGTACTGCGCACCAACCCGGACAACATCGTCATCGTGGACGAAACTTACATAGAATTTGCCCCGGCGGGCTCCACCTGTCTGCCGCTGCTGGAAAAATACGACAACCTGGTCATCACCCACACCTTCTCCAAGACCCACAACCTGGCGGGGGCGCGGCTGGGCTTCTGCCTGGCGCGGCCTGAACTGATCGCCGATATGAACCGGGTCAAGTTCAGCTACAGCCCCTACAACGTCAACTCCCTGACCCAGGCGGCGGGCACGGCCGCCATCCGGGATGAGGATTATTTCCGGGATGTGACCCAAAAGGTGGTGGCCACCCGGGCGGATACCACCGCCAGGCTGCGGGACCGCGGCTTCACCGTGCTGGATTCCGCCACCAATTTCCTGTTTGTCACCACCGACCGGATGCCCTGCCGGGAAATTTTCGAGAAGCTGCGGGCACAGGGGATTCTGATCCGCTACTTCAGCGCCCCGCGCATCGACAACTGGCTGCGCATCACCATCGGCACGCCGGAGCAGATGCAGCGCTTTTTCGCGGCACTGGACGGGATTCTGCCCCGGGCCTGA
- the hisH gene encoding imidazole glycerol phosphate synthase subunit HisH: MIAIVDYGVGNLFSLSSSVKSLGAEVRVTGKAEDLRAASHILLPGVGAFADAMAKLEATGLVPVIREEVQHKPLLGICLGMQLLFEKSYEYGEHAGLGLIPGSVCPLADDLKDPALKVPHIGWNALDIVPGRESDPLFRYIRNGEYVYYVHSYYAKDCAASTLATSDYSIPVTGAVRSGLVYGTQFHPEKSGDTGLRLLKAFAEL; encoded by the coding sequence ATGATTGCCATTGTGGATTACGGCGTGGGCAACCTGTTCAGCCTGTCGTCCAGCGTGAAAAGCCTGGGCGCCGAGGTGCGGGTCACCGGCAAGGCCGAGGACCTGCGCGCCGCCAGCCATATCCTGCTGCCCGGCGTGGGCGCCTTTGCCGACGCCATGGCCAAACTGGAGGCGACCGGCCTGGTCCCGGTGATCCGGGAAGAGGTACAGCACAAACCGCTGCTGGGCATCTGCCTGGGCATGCAGTTGCTGTTTGAAAAGAGCTACGAGTACGGCGAGCATGCCGGCCTGGGGCTGATCCCCGGCTCGGTCTGCCCGCTGGCCGACGACCTGAAAGACCCGGCGCTGAAGGTGCCCCACATCGGCTGGAACGCTCTCGACATCGTGCCGGGGCGAGAGAGTGACCCGCTGTTCCGGTACATCCGCAACGGGGAGTATGTCTACTACGTCCACAGCTACTACGCCAAGGACTGCGCGGCCTCCACGCTGGCCACCAGTGACTACAGCATCCCGGTGACGGGTGCGGTGCGCAGCGGTCTTGTCTACGGCACCCAGTTCCACCCCGAAAAATCCGGCGATACCGGCCTGCGCCTGCTCAAGGCGTTCGCCGAACTGTGA